A stretch of the Coprobacillus cateniformis genome encodes the following:
- a CDS encoding PadR family transcriptional regulator, with protein MDTQLKKGFLEFCVLASLIQKDSYGYQIIKDVSQCIDISESTLYPILKRLENHSYVETYTVEHNGRLRKYYKLTANGQEHIQDFLSGWNQIENIYHYIEGELNHD; from the coding sequence ATGGATACACAATTAAAAAAGGGGTTCTTAGAGTTTTGTGTATTGGCAAGTTTAATTCAGAAAGATTCATATGGTTATCAGATTATTAAAGATGTGAGTCAATGTATAGATATATCTGAATCAACGCTTTATCCAATTTTAAAAAGATTAGAAAATCATTCTTATGTAGAGACATATACTGTAGAACATAATGGTCGACTTAGAAAATATTATAAGTTAACAGCAAATGGACAGGAACATATTCAGGATTTCTTATCTGGCTGGAATCAAATAGAAAATATATATCATTATATAGAAGGGGAGTTAAATCATGACTAA
- a CDS encoding glycoside hydrolase family 1 protein has product MTIKLPKDFFFGAAMSGPQTEGSWNVGGRLRSYWDMYSDQEINAFHNNVGSYVGNDMYHKYEEDIKLLKSLNFKSFRTSMQWTRLLDQDGNINPEGAAWYHKLIDCANENGIDIYMNMYHFDMPEYLIKRGGWQNREVVEAYANFVKKAMEEFGMKVKYWFTFNEPIVEPEQQFLHGAWYPYLHDFKQSINVQYGITLAHCLAVMNFRKLQEEGKLIEGAKIGMINCFAPPYTKENPSPEDLEAVRMTDGLHNRWWLDVVAHGHLPQDVLDTVENDWKVEIDRRPGDEAILAQGKVDWLGFNYYQPTRVQAPDSKFDENGLPCIAKPYIWPERKMNVHRGWEIYPKGIYDFGMKIKTECPDLPFFISENGMGVEGEEKFMDDSGTIQDDYRIEFVRDHLEWIAKSIEDGANCLGYHYWGAIDNWSWCNAFKNRYGFVRVCLDDGYKRKEKKSASWIREVARTNEFE; this is encoded by the coding sequence ATGACAATAAAATTACCTAAAGATTTTTTCTTTGGTGCAGCAATGTCTGGACCACAAACTGAAGGATCATGGAACGTTGGTGGAAGACTTCGTTCATATTGGGATATGTATTCTGATCAGGAAATCAATGCCTTCCATAATAATGTCGGTTCATATGTTGGAAATGATATGTATCATAAATATGAAGAGGATATTAAGTTATTAAAAAGTTTGAATTTTAAATCATTTAGAACATCTATGCAATGGACAAGATTATTAGATCAAGATGGCAATATTAATCCAGAAGGAGCTGCATGGTATCATAAATTAATTGATTGTGCGAATGAAAATGGGATTGATATTTATATGAATATGTATCACTTTGATATGCCAGAGTACTTAATTAAGCGTGGTGGCTGGCAAAATAGGGAAGTAGTAGAAGCATATGCAAACTTTGTCAAAAAGGCAATGGAAGAGTTTGGTATGAAAGTGAAATACTGGTTTACTTTCAATGAACCAATTGTAGAACCAGAACAACAATTCTTACATGGAGCTTGGTACCCATATTTACATGACTTCAAACAATCTATCAATGTTCAATATGGAATTACATTGGCCCATTGTTTAGCAGTGATGAATTTTAGAAAACTTCAAGAAGAAGGAAAATTAATTGAAGGTGCCAAGATTGGTATGATTAATTGTTTTGCACCTCCTTATACAAAAGAAAATCCATCACCAGAAGATTTAGAAGCAGTCCGTATGACTGATGGATTGCATAATCGCTGGTGGTTAGATGTTGTGGCGCATGGACATTTGCCTCAAGATGTATTGGATACTGTTGAAAATGACTGGAAAGTAGAAATTGATAGACGTCCTGGTGATGAAGCGATTTTAGCACAAGGAAAGGTCGACTGGTTAGGGTTTAACTATTATCAGCCAACAAGAGTCCAGGCACCAGATTCAAAATTTGATGAAAATGGTTTACCATGTATTGCAAAACCTTATATCTGGCCAGAAAGAAAAATGAATGTTCATCGTGGCTGGGAAATTTATCCAAAAGGAATTTATGATTTTGGAATGAAAATCAAAACGGAATGTCCTGATTTGCCATTCTTTATTTCTGAAAATGGTATGGGTGTTGAAGGTGAAGAGAAGTTCATGGATGATAGTGGAACAATTCAAGATGATTATCGAATTGAGTTTGTGAGAGATCATTTGGAATGGATTGCTAAATCAATTGAAGATGGAGCCAACTGTTTAGGATACCATTATTGGGGAGCTATTGATAACTGGTCTTGGTGTAATGCTTTTAAGAATCGTTATGGATTTGTTAGAGTCTGTTTAGATGATGGATATAAACGTAAAGAAAAGAAATCTGCTTCATGGATTAGAGAAGTAGCAAGAACAAACGAATTTGAATAA
- a CDS encoding flotillin family protein, producing the protein MEFIDMLSNNLAVIIGVIVAVLILIVIVTGYVKASPDTAYIISGLRKQPKVLIGKAGVKIPFLEKKDELNLQLIPIDVKTSNAVPTADYININVDAAVNIKISDDSERLNLAAQNFLNKPVEYIANVAREVLEGNMREIVGRMNLEEMVSDRQKFAELVKENAEPDLAKMGLDIVSFNVQNFVDGNGVIENLGVDNIVKIQKNAAISRAVSERDIAQAQAKASQEANDARVDADTKIAERNNELAIKQAELKKIADAKQAEADAAYKIQEEQSRKSIEIATADANIMKQEKEIELRRKDVEVTEQELDAKIKKQAEAEKFAAQQRADAELYKRQKEAEAQLFEMQKDAEAQKAQAEAIKYQMEQEAAGIQAKGEAEAKAIEAKGMAEAEALNKKADAMKKYGEAAVMEMYFNMLPKAVEAAAKPLENVDKITMYGEGNSAKLVSDIVTTATQVSEGMNESIGIDLKSLLAGFLGGKIATSDHDDTDDKNDKRK; encoded by the coding sequence ATGGAATTTATAGATATGCTATCAAATAATTTGGCAGTTATTATTGGTGTTATTGTTGCTGTACTTATTCTCATAGTTATTGTTACAGGATATGTCAAAGCATCACCAGATACTGCTTATATTATTTCAGGGCTAAGAAAACAGCCAAAGGTTTTAATTGGAAAAGCAGGAGTGAAAATTCCTTTTTTGGAAAAGAAGGACGAATTGAATTTACAGTTAATTCCTATTGATGTGAAAACATCAAATGCTGTGCCAACTGCTGATTATATCAATATTAATGTTGATGCAGCAGTTAATATCAAGATTAGTGATGATTCAGAAAGATTAAATCTCGCAGCTCAAAACTTTTTAAATAAACCAGTTGAATATATTGCTAATGTGGCAAGAGAAGTCTTAGAGGGGAATATGCGTGAAATTGTTGGCCGTATGAATCTAGAGGAGATGGTTTCTGATCGTCAAAAGTTTGCTGAATTGGTAAAGGAGAATGCTGAACCTGATTTGGCAAAGATGGGTTTGGATATTGTTTCGTTTAATGTTCAGAATTTTGTTGATGGCAATGGTGTTATTGAAAATCTTGGGGTTGACAATATTGTAAAGATTCAAAAAAATGCGGCAATTTCTCGTGCTGTGAGTGAAAGAGATATTGCTCAGGCTCAAGCCAAAGCATCTCAAGAAGCGAATGATGCAAGAGTTGATGCAGATACAAAGATTGCAGAGCGTAATAATGAGTTGGCTATTAAACAGGCTGAGTTAAAGAAAATTGCGGATGCTAAGCAGGCAGAAGCTGATGCTGCTTATAAGATTCAAGAGGAACAATCTCGTAAGTCAATTGAAATTGCAACAGCTGATGCAAATATTATGAAACAAGAAAAAGAAATTGAATTGAGACGTAAAGACGTTGAAGTTACAGAACAAGAACTTGATGCAAAAATCAAGAAGCAAGCTGAAGCAGAAAAATTTGCTGCTCAACAAAGAGCAGATGCTGAATTATATAAACGTCAAAAAGAGGCAGAAGCACAATTGTTTGAAATGCAAAAAGATGCTGAAGCACAAAAGGCTCAAGCTGAAGCTATAAAATATCAAATGGAACAAGAAGCAGCTGGGATTCAAGCAAAAGGTGAAGCAGAGGCCAAAGCAATTGAAGCAAAAGGGATGGCAGAAGCAGAGGCTCTTAATAAGAAAGCTGATGCGATGAAAAAATACGGTGAGGCAGCCGTTATGGAAATGTATTTTAATATGTTGCCTAAAGCTGTTGAAGCTGCTGCTAAACCTCTTGAGAATGTTGATAAGATTACAATGTATGGTGAAGGTAACAGTGCTAAACTTGTTTCTGATATTGTAACAACTGCAACTCAAGTGAGTGAAGGAATGAATGAGTCTATTGGTATTGATTTAAAGAGTTTGTTGGCAGGTTTTCTAGGTGGAAAAATCGCAACGAGTGATCATGATGATACTGATGACAAAAATGATAAAAGAAAATAA
- a CDS encoding MurR/RpiR family transcriptional regulator gives MSIMTQLEFELEFSESEKEIAKYILNHGEAVLSMSVKELAKHTYTSPATIVRLCKKIGLEGYNDFKIKYSAELQYDLQHTDRIDVNFPFQKDDSHPLICHKLASLSQEVIADTVKLIDFNQLHQIVDLIYHYPTIDIYGSGNSLLAAMSFQHKMMRISRDVNLRVLHGEQIFMSYNTNPDRIGMIISYSGETNEVIQIAQTLKEKKTPLIVLTSIGDNRLSHYADYILNIGSREKIFTKIAPFASQISMEYLLNVIFSCLFQKDYEQNIQNKVGYDKKNDSRHPQSSPVSD, from the coding sequence ATGAGCATAATGACACAGTTAGAATTTGAATTAGAGTTTTCCGAATCTGAAAAAGAGATTGCAAAATATATTTTAAATCATGGTGAAGCTGTTTTAAGTATGTCCGTTAAAGAACTTGCTAAACATACTTATACATCTCCAGCAACAATAGTAAGACTATGCAAAAAAATTGGTCTAGAAGGATACAATGACTTTAAAATCAAATATTCTGCTGAACTTCAATATGATTTACAACACACTGATCGTATAGATGTCAATTTCCCATTTCAAAAAGATGACTCACATCCTTTGATTTGTCATAAGCTGGCTTCACTTTCGCAAGAAGTCATTGCTGATACAGTTAAACTTATTGATTTTAATCAGCTTCATCAAATTGTTGATTTAATATATCACTATCCAACAATTGATATCTATGGTTCGGGAAATTCTTTATTGGCTGCTATGAGCTTTCAACATAAGATGATGAGAATTTCAAGAGATGTGAATTTAAGAGTATTACATGGCGAACAGATTTTCATGTCCTATAATACAAACCCTGATAGAATTGGAATGATTATTTCTTATTCAGGTGAAACCAATGAAGTGATTCAAATTGCTCAAACTTTAAAAGAAAAGAAAACACCACTTATTGTTTTAACTTCTATTGGCGATAATCGTTTATCTCATTACGCTGATTATATCTTAAATATAGGTTCTCGTGAAAAAATATTTACAAAGATTGCACCATTTGCTTCACAAATCTCTATGGAATATCTATTAAATGTTATTTTTTCATGTCTTTTTCAAAAAGATTATGAACAAAACATCCAAAATAAAGTTGGCTATGATAAAAAGAATGACTCTCGTCATCCTCAATCAAGTCCAGTGAGTGATTAA
- a CDS encoding SPL family radical SAM protein yields the protein MQTIPAKTILSKNKYANVWFGNDYNMNLYRGCHHGCIYCDSRSECYQNDEFDIVKKKEKALDILSLELMKKRQKGVVGIGAMSDSYNQYEKKEEITRGALQLIRDYRFGVSLETKSDLVVRDIDLFLEIQKYNDVIVKMTITTYDDTLSKIIEPHVCVSSKRFAAIKKMSQAGLFTGILMGPVLPFINDTEDNVIQMVRLAHLHEAKFIHAYFGVTLRDRQRDYYYEKLDEFFPGLKEKYMKYYGSRYNCNCLKASHLWRVFQRECKKYGLLYKMDDIIKAYKTHQQKFEQLTLF from the coding sequence ATGCAAACAATACCAGCCAAAACAATATTATCAAAAAATAAATATGCCAATGTATGGTTTGGAAATGACTATAATATGAATTTATATCGTGGCTGTCACCATGGGTGTATTTATTGTGATAGTCGAAGTGAATGTTATCAAAACGATGAATTTGATATCGTCAAAAAGAAAGAGAAAGCTTTAGATATATTGAGTTTAGAATTGATGAAAAAAAGACAAAAGGGTGTTGTAGGAATTGGAGCAATGAGTGATAGCTATAATCAATATGAAAAAAAAGAAGAAATAACAAGAGGAGCTCTCCAGTTAATTAGAGATTATCGTTTTGGTGTTTCTTTAGAAACAAAGAGTGATTTGGTTGTTAGAGATATTGATTTGTTTTTAGAAATTCAAAAATATAATGATGTCATTGTAAAGATGACAATTACGACATATGATGATACTTTATCTAAAATTATTGAACCTCATGTTTGTGTATCATCAAAGCGTTTTGCAGCAATTAAAAAAATGAGCCAGGCTGGTCTCTTTACTGGTATTTTAATGGGTCCTGTTTTACCATTTATTAATGATACTGAAGACAATGTTATTCAAATGGTGAGATTGGCGCATCTTCATGAAGCTAAGTTTATTCATGCTTATTTTGGGGTGACCTTGAGAGATCGACAAAGAGATTATTACTATGAAAAATTAGATGAATTTTTTCCTGGTCTTAAAGAAAAATATATGAAATATTATGGAAGTAGATATAACTGCAACTGTCTAAAAGCAAGCCATTTGTGGAGGGTTTTTCAAAGAGAGTGTAAGAAATATGGTTTATTATATAAAATGGATGATATTATTAAAGCTTATAAGACACATCAACAAAAATTTGAGCAATTAACATTATTTTAA
- a CDS encoding IS1182 family transposase: MTMTRRIGKHDNIILNTIEGLVPQDHDVRKLDSCIDWDFIYPLVKELYSNFGRPSIDPVVLFKMVFINITFGIHSMRKTCREIQVNLAYRWFLGISMDEEVPNYSTWSQNYMRRYSDSDVFEQIFDEILRQAMGYGFVDMETIFGDSTHQKANANKNKCLDKEVAIVKKVYEDELLDEINKDREAHGKKPLKSNEKEEFNFDEKSGELKKDIETKHIKVSKTDGESGCFAYSHQTFCDKNGFVVLSLCVPGNVHDSVSFFPAYHLLNKKYKDQIKNLCLDAGYITPAVCKTILEHKQKMYAPYKRPMTKKGFFKKYEYVYDERYDCYICPNIKLLEYSNTNKLGYKEYKSNPKECKECPFLEKCTQSKNYQKVITRHVWEEYREEVMDEIRHTPKWKELYPKRKESIERVFGDCKEQHNLRYTRLRGIEKNQHQALMIFACHNLKRMARWSWKTSSNTIHNWLKMMISRFETHKEKRYSFWSTTLSTI; this comes from the coding sequence ATGACAATGACAAGAAGAATAGGTAAACATGATAATATAATTTTAAATACAATAGAAGGTTTAGTACCACAAGATCATGATGTAAGAAAGCTAGATTCCTGTATAGACTGGGATTTTATTTATCCCTTAGTAAAAGAACTATACAGCAATTTTGGCAGACCCAGCATTGATCCTGTGGTACTTTTTAAAATGGTTTTTATTAATATCACTTTTGGAATTCATTCGATGAGGAAAACATGTAGGGAGATACAAGTCAATTTAGCGTATCGATGGTTTTTGGGTATTTCTATGGATGAGGAAGTTCCTAATTATTCTACATGGAGTCAAAATTACATGAGAAGATATAGTGACAGCGATGTATTTGAACAGATATTTGATGAAATATTAAGGCAGGCTATGGGATATGGATTTGTGGATATGGAAACAATTTTTGGGGATTCAACACATCAAAAAGCAAACGCAAACAAAAATAAGTGTTTAGATAAAGAAGTCGCAATAGTAAAAAAGGTGTATGAAGATGAGTTGTTAGATGAAATCAATAAAGATAGAGAAGCACATGGGAAAAAGCCATTGAAATCAAATGAGAAAGAAGAGTTCAATTTTGATGAAAAAAGTGGAGAACTGAAAAAAGATATAGAAACGAAGCATATTAAGGTTAGTAAAACCGATGGAGAAAGCGGATGCTTTGCCTATTCTCACCAAACATTCTGTGATAAGAATGGATTTGTGGTATTAAGTCTATGTGTGCCTGGAAATGTACATGATAGTGTATCTTTCTTTCCAGCATATCATTTATTAAATAAAAAGTATAAAGACCAAATCAAGAATCTATGTTTAGATGCAGGGTACATCACACCAGCAGTATGCAAGACAATATTAGAACACAAGCAAAAAATGTATGCGCCATACAAAAGACCAATGACGAAGAAAGGTTTTTTTAAGAAATACGAATATGTATATGATGAAAGATATGACTGTTACATATGTCCAAATATAAAGTTACTGGAATATAGCAATACGAATAAATTGGGTTATAAAGAATATAAATCAAATCCAAAAGAGTGTAAGGAATGCCCATTTTTAGAAAAATGTACACAATCAAAGAATTATCAAAAAGTGATTACACGCCATGTATGGGAAGAATATCGAGAAGAAGTCATGGATGAGATACGGCATACTCCAAAATGGAAAGAATTATATCCAAAGCGTAAGGAAAGTATAGAACGGGTATTTGGAGATTGTAAGGAGCAGCATAATTTAAGATATACAAGATTGCGAGGAATAGAAAAAAATCAGCATCAAGCGCTGATGATTTTTGCATGTCATAATTTAAAAAGAATGGCAAGGTGGAGTTGGAAAACTTCATCAAATACCATTCATAATTGGTTGAAAATGATGATTTCCCGCTTTGAAACACACAAAGAAAAGCGATACTCGTTTTGGAGTACCACTTTGTCAACAATCTGA
- a CDS encoding DUF1700 domain-containing protein, with protein sequence MTKKEFIEKLEAELKDETYSTVTQVMTYYEEIIADLMEDGYSEEDAISKLGSIQETVANVKGNEEIIEIKKMKTTTSAWVSILLILGFPLWGSLMAAWLCLLLAAYILIWCVPIITVALGLAGSMSFIVGIFGSFVLFTESVSLGITQLGVSAIFGAVGLIGIALTYRVSGTILAYSKKMTVYVKEFSVQILRKVGVVC encoded by the coding sequence ATGACTAAAAAAGAATTTATTGAAAAATTAGAAGCAGAATTAAAAGATGAAACTTATAGTACTGTTACACAAGTGATGACTTATTATGAAGAAATCATTGCTGATTTAATGGAAGATGGATATAGTGAAGAGGATGCTATCTCAAAACTAGGAAGCATTCAAGAAACAGTTGCGAATGTTAAGGGGAATGAGGAAATTATTGAAATTAAAAAGATGAAAACAACAACATCTGCTTGGGTGAGTATTTTATTAATATTAGGTTTTCCTCTTTGGGGTTCTTTAATGGCTGCTTGGTTATGCTTGTTGTTGGCAGCATATATTTTAATTTGGTGTGTTCCTATCATAACAGTTGCGTTAGGACTGGCTGGCTCTATGAGTTTTATTGTTGGGATTTTTGGTTCATTTGTACTGTTTACAGAATCCGTCTCTTTAGGAATTACACAATTAGGTGTGAGCGCAATATTTGGAGCTGTTGGACTTATTGGGATCGCCCTAACTTATCGAGTATCAGGAACAATTCTTGCATATTCTAAAAAGATGACAGTTTATGTTAAGGAATTTAGTGTTCAAATATTAAGAAAGGTGGGCGTTGTATGTTAA